Part of the Methanococcus voltae genome is shown below.
AATGTTATGTACTATTGCCGTTAGGCTTGCTATTGGGTTTATTAGCTTACTATGATTTTTATTCGTATCTTGCAAATTTTGAATTATTAGGTTTGGATTTAAGATTTTATGTAGCGTTATTTGGTCAATTTATCTTTTTATTTAGTGTTTTGTGCATATTGCACGAAAACTATAAGCTAAAAGATGAATTTACTTCTAAAAATAATGGTAACGAATATGATAAAGAATATGATGGAAATAAGGGGGATACCACTATTGAAGATAATGCAAAGAATACCCCTAATGGGAATACTAATATGTATAAATTATCCAAATATTTGGTATATTTTTTACTTATAATCACCGGATTTCCCAAATTACTGATTAATATGTATAATTTTCAAGATTATCAATCCTATATAATTATTATCGGAGTAATTTTATTTTTCATATTGTATGCAGTTTCTAAATCCAAAAATAAATATTAATAACCCATTATATTTTATATTATTTAATTTATCGTATTTTTAATAATCTAAATTTATAAATTTAACCGAAATATTTATATAGTAGAAATGCCCTCCTATATATGTGATTAAATGAAATCACATGTAAGTGCGGAGATGGCCCAGCCTGGTACGGCGCGGGACTGCTAATCCCGTTGAGCTCTGCTCAACCCGCGTTCAAATCGCGGTCTCCGCGTATTCTTTTTAAAATTAAATTTTATCAAAATTAACACCTGTTTTAATGTGGTTATTTATTCGACATATTAACGGGTTTTTAGTCCCGTTGTACTTTTTATAGTGTTTTTTTAACTTCATTTAATTGAGCGTTTAACCGTTCTTTACTGTGTGCGTATATCATTGTAGTTTTAACCGATTTATGCCCTACGTACTCCTTTACAAGGTCAATCGGTAAAGTATCTAACAATTCAGATATACGACCGTGACGGATAGAATGAATAACAATTCTTTTGGAGCTGTCAATAGTTCCATTTTCTTTTAAAACTTTAATAGCTTCCTTAAATGCTCTATTTACACTACCTTTATAAAGTTGGTTATTCTTTTCACTTTCGAATAAATAGCGTTCTTTATTTCTTTTATCGACATTAAGAATAGTTTTAATAAGTTCTAAACTACCGTTAGAAAATACGACTATTCGTTCCTCGTATCCCTTAGTATCAGTCAATCTAATTGTATTTTCTTTAAAATTAACGTCTTTAATCTTTACGTTAAGTATTTCCCCTATCCTCGCAGAAGTCTCCCAAAGTAGTTTAACAACTAATGCGTTTCTAAATCTTGTATTAGACGATGTTTTATGTAGTATTTGGTTAATTATAGCCTCATACTCTCGTTTAGTACATACATCATAATGTTTATATTCAATTCTTTTAAACCGTTTTCTTTCGCTACTGTCTTCTATAAACTCATTCATAACGTCTAAGCGGTTTATTCTGAAAAATACCTTTAATATGTTATAATATCTGTTTTGGGTATTTCTCGATACTTTGCGGTCTTCTTGCAAATAATAGAAGAATTCGACGAAATCTTTATAATTTAACTCATTTAAAGGCTTTTTAATAGTATCATTCACAAAGTCTAAAAAAACCTTAGTTTTGATTAAATCGCCTTTTATAGTGCTTGATTTCCTACCGTCGAACCTACGTTCTTTTTCAAAGTCTTTAAGGTATTTATCGATATTTAAACTAAATTCTTGTTTAGGGTTTTGGTTGCTACTGAATAAATTATATAATTTCTCTTCGTTCATTTTATCACCATTAAGATTTAAGAATAATCGATTAAAGGTGTAGATAGTCCCATACTTCCAAAACCGCCCCGTCTACGTTTAGAGTTTTGTATATCGTTGTGTATGGCTTCATAAACAAATTGAGGAACTGCAGAGGAGTAACACGCCATCATAGGTTCGTAAATTCCTATTTTTTCAAGTTGTATGTCTTGTTGTTGCGGGTCTTCGTCTTCATCGGGACATCTGGAAGAATTCCAAAATTTTTTATTTGTAGCATAATAAAAAGGCAATTGCCCAACGCTTTTATATATTTCTCCTTTTCTTGCATTAAAGTTATTTGTAGGGCTTGCATTTCTCTTTATATCTTCTAATATTCCTAATATTCTTTTCATTGAGTAAAAAGACTTAATTAAGTATTTTTTAATATAATGT
Proteins encoded:
- a CDS encoding tyrosine-type recombinase/integrase, with amino-acid sequence MNEEKLYNLFSSNQNPKQEFSLNIDKYLKDFEKERRFDGRKSSTIKGDLIKTKVFLDFVNDTIKKPLNELNYKDFVEFFYYLQEDRKVSRNTQNRYYNILKVFFRINRLDVMNEFIEDSSERKRFKRIEYKHYDVCTKREYEAIINQILHKTSSNTRFRNALVVKLLWETSARIGEILNVKIKDVNFKENTIRLTDTKGYEERIVVFSNGSLELIKTILNVDKRNKERYLFESEKNNQLYKGSVNRAFKEAIKVLKENGTIDSSKRIVIHSIRHGRISELLDTLPIDLVKEYVGHKSVKTTMIYAHSKERLNAQLNEVKKTL